From Nocardia sp. XZ_19_385, the proteins below share one genomic window:
- the thrB gene encoding homoserine kinase: MNSRDTQLAPDPARVRTLPPGIAVTARVPASTANLGPGFDSLGMALGLFDEIQVRTTDSGLTIRVEGEGADDVPWGPSHLVVRAIERGLEAAGVWADGLDVVCHNVIPHSRGLGSSASAVVGGLAAGSALAAKLDPELGLDLEQQVQLASEFEGHPDNAAASVLGGIVVSWTESAVEADSSHGRCYRAVRLDAHPTLRPVVLIPEERSSTAHTRGLLPDTVPHGDAAFNVSRAALAVVALTERPDLLMSATMDRLHQAQRAPALPLTTAWIARLREAGIPATVSGAGPTVLALCTSEFPAELAELAAADGLRVVEPGLAEGVQVS; encoded by the coding sequence TTGAACTCGCGCGACACCCAATTGGCTCCGGACCCCGCTCGGGTTCGGACCCTGCCCCCCGGAATCGCCGTCACCGCACGGGTTCCGGCGTCCACCGCCAATCTCGGTCCCGGATTCGACTCGCTCGGAATGGCTTTGGGCCTCTTCGACGAGATCCAGGTGCGCACTACCGATTCCGGCCTTACGATCCGGGTGGAGGGTGAGGGCGCCGATGACGTGCCCTGGGGCCCTTCGCATCTCGTCGTGCGCGCGATCGAGCGCGGCCTGGAGGCCGCCGGCGTCTGGGCCGACGGCCTCGATGTGGTGTGCCACAACGTGATTCCGCACTCCCGTGGTCTCGGTTCCTCGGCCTCCGCGGTGGTCGGCGGGCTGGCCGCCGGCAGCGCGCTGGCCGCGAAACTCGACCCCGAGCTGGGTCTGGACCTGGAGCAACAGGTGCAGCTGGCCTCGGAATTCGAAGGCCACCCCGATAACGCGGCGGCCAGCGTGCTCGGCGGCATCGTCGTGTCCTGGACCGAATCCGCGGTCGAGGCCGACAGCTCGCACGGTCGCTGTTATCGCGCCGTGCGCCTGGACGCCCATCCGACACTGCGTCCGGTGGTGCTCATTCCGGAGGAGCGCTCGTCCACCGCGCACACCAGAGGTTTGCTGCCCGACACCGTGCCGCACGGCGACGCCGCGTTCAATGTCAGCCGTGCCGCGCTCGCGGTCGTGGCCCTCACCGAGCGCCCTGACCTGCTGATGTCCGCCACCATGGACCGTCTGCACCAGGCTCAGCGAGCCCCTGCGCTGCCGTTGACCACGGCCTGGATCGCGCGTTTGCGGGAAGCCGGAATTCCGGCCACCGTTTCCGGCGCCGGGCCGACCGTGCTGGCCTTGTGTACCAGCGAATTCCCCGCGGAATTGGCCGAACTCGCGGCCGCGGACGGCCTTCGAGTGGTCGAGCCTGGACTCGCCGAGGGAGTCCAGGTCAGCTAA
- the rho gene encoding transcription termination factor Rho, which translates to MTDTDLLATPGVENNPSNSGRESESGQIAKMSEHTDVARSGLTGMLLPQLRQLAGELGIRGTSGMRKGDLIAAIKENQAGKAAPAKAEKAEKSARSEAKAEQATLDVTPAAPAEAPKVAAPEAAAAPEAAPAKAAKTEAAPADAAPGDASEDAGRESGQRGRGRQRRGRDQARSGGENAEARGDEPKQDAEQGERRRERNQSGDRNQSGDRSQGERNQNGNGNSGNRGGENRGGENRGENRGGQDRDRDNRGSENRGGQDRDRDNRGGDDEEGGRGRRGRRFRERRRGRDREGSAPGGGSEAREFEIREDDVLQPVAGILDVLDNYAFVRTSGYLAGPNDVYVSMNLVRKNGLRRGDAITGAVRAARDGEQTNQRQKFDPLVRLDTVNGSDVDSAKRRPEFNKLTPLYPNQRLRLETQQNKLTTRVIDLIMPIGKGQRALIVSPPKAGKTTIMQDIANAIAINNPEVYLMVVLVDERPEEVTDMQRSVKGEVIASTFDRPPLDHTSVAELAIERAKRLVEMGKDVVVLLDSITRLGRAYNNSSPASGRILSGGVDSTALYPPKRFLGAARNIENGGSLTIIATAMVETGSTGDTVIFEEFKGTGNAELKLDRKIAERRVFPAVDVNPSGTRKDELLLSPDEAAVLHKLRRVLSGLDSHQAIDLLIDRLKKSKNNLEFLMSVSKTAPGGAIDE; encoded by the coding sequence GTGACAGATACGGACCTGCTCGCGACGCCCGGGGTGGAAAACAACCCAAGTAACTCGGGTCGCGAAAGTGAATCCGGACAGATTGCGAAGATGAGCGAACACACCGACGTCGCACGATCGGGGCTGACTGGAATGTTGTTGCCGCAGTTGCGCCAGCTTGCGGGGGAGCTCGGAATCCGAGGCACCTCCGGAATGCGCAAAGGCGATTTGATCGCCGCCATCAAGGAAAATCAGGCTGGAAAGGCGGCCCCGGCGAAAGCCGAGAAGGCCGAAAAGTCCGCGCGTAGCGAAGCGAAGGCCGAGCAGGCGACCCTCGACGTGACGCCTGCGGCCCCGGCCGAGGCGCCCAAGGTCGCCGCTCCCGAAGCCGCCGCCGCTCCCGAGGCTGCTCCGGCGAAGGCTGCGAAAACCGAAGCCGCTCCGGCGGATGCCGCGCCGGGCGATGCCTCCGAGGACGCCGGTCGGGAATCCGGCCAGCGGGGCCGTGGTCGGCAGCGGCGCGGCCGTGACCAGGCGCGATCCGGCGGCGAGAACGCCGAGGCGCGTGGTGACGAGCCGAAGCAGGATGCCGAACAGGGCGAGCGTCGCCGGGAGCGCAACCAATCGGGTGATCGCAACCAGTCCGGTGACCGTAGCCAGGGCGAGCGCAACCAGAACGGAAATGGCAACAGCGGCAACCGCGGTGGCGAAAACCGTGGTGGCGAGAACCGTGGTGAGAACCGTGGCGGTCAGGATCGCGACCGCGACAACCGTGGCAGCGAGAACCGTGGCGGCCAGGATCGCGACCGCGACAACCGTGGCGGCGACGACGAGGAAGGCGGCCGCGGCCGCCGGGGCCGTCGTTTCCGCGAGCGGCGTCGTGGGCGTGACCGCGAGGGCAGCGCCCCCGGTGGTGGCAGCGAGGCGCGCGAGTTCGAAATCCGCGAGGATGACGTGCTGCAGCCGGTCGCGGGCATCCTCGATGTGCTGGACAACTACGCGTTCGTTCGCACCTCGGGCTACCTGGCCGGGCCGAACGACGTCTACGTGTCGATGAACCTCGTCCGCAAGAACGGCCTGCGCCGCGGTGACGCGATCACAGGTGCGGTGCGTGCGGCGCGTGACGGCGAGCAGACCAACCAGCGTCAGAAGTTCGATCCGCTGGTGCGTCTGGACACGGTCAATGGCAGTGACGTCGACAGCGCCAAGCGGCGTCCTGAGTTCAACAAGCTCACCCCGCTCTACCCGAATCAGCGGCTGCGCCTGGAGACTCAGCAGAACAAGCTGACCACCCGGGTGATCGATCTGATCATGCCGATCGGTAAGGGCCAGCGAGCGCTGATCGTGTCACCGCCGAAGGCGGGTAAGACCACGATCATGCAGGACATCGCGAATGCGATCGCCATCAACAACCCCGAGGTCTACCTCATGGTTGTGCTGGTCGACGAACGTCCCGAAGAGGTCACCGACATGCAGCGTTCGGTGAAGGGTGAGGTCATCGCCTCCACCTTCGACCGGCCGCCGCTGGATCACACCTCGGTCGCCGAGCTCGCCATCGAGCGGGCGAAGCGCCTGGTGGAAATGGGCAAAGACGTTGTCGTGCTGCTCGACTCGATCACCCGATTGGGCCGCGCGTACAACAACTCCTCGCCGGCTTCGGGCCGCATCCTCTCCGGTGGTGTCGACTCGACCGCGCTGTACCCGCCCAAGCGGTTCCTCGGCGCGGCGCGCAATATCGAGAACGGCGGCTCGCTGACGATCATCGCCACCGCAATGGTGGAGACCGGTTCGACCGGTGACACGGTGATCTTCGAGGAGTTCAAGGGCACCGGCAACGCCGAGCTCAAGCTGGACCGCAAGATCGCGGAACGGCGCGTGTTCCCCGCGGTGGACGTCAACCCGTCCGGTACCCGTAAGGACGAGCTACTGCTGAGCCCGGACGAGGCGGCCGTGCTGCACAAGCTGCGCCGCGTACTGTCCGGCCTGGATTCGCATCAGGCGATCGATCTGCTGATCGACCGTTTGAAGAAGTCCAAGAACAACCTGGAGTTCCTGATGTCGGTCAGCAAGACAGCGCCGGGTGGCGCGATCGACGAGTAG